A window of Peromyscus eremicus chromosome 7, PerEre_H2_v1, whole genome shotgun sequence contains these coding sequences:
- the LOC131915362 gene encoding IQ domain-containing protein F3-like isoform X3 — translation MTSWSSPPSAVLGLLESDEQQPTGDDYLSPFSAMGAQCCKSDVELSLYKEERQPKPRPPKLLHHQKRTQAASKIQALWRGFLVRQTLLVAALSACVIQCWWRNILHRHILKQRLALLRIYVIEEEAAVRLQAWVRRWQCRRYFSQTCNTLCVVQSLESSIAFRNDDIFQVQYGIVSKQPEFHIEILSL, via the exons ATGACATCATGGTCATCTCCTCCATCAGCCGTCCTAGGCCTGCTGGAGTCAGATGAGCAGCAACCGACGGGGGATGATTACCTGAGCCCCTTCTCTGCCATGGGCGCTCAATGTTGT AAGTCTGACGTTGAACTCAGTCTATATAAGGAAGAGAGGCAACCAAAG CCCCGTCCTCCAAAACTACTACACCATCAAAAAAGGACCCAAGCAGCCAGTAAGATCCAGGCCTTGTGGCGCGGATTCCTGGTGAGGCAAACTCTGCTGGTTGCTGCCCTCAGTGCCTGTGTGATTCAGTGCTGGTGGAGGAACATCCTGCACAGGCACATTCTTAAACAGCGGCTGGCCCTGCTGAGGATATATGTCATCGAGGAAGAGGCGGCAGTCAGGCTCCAGGCCTGGGTTCGCAGGTGGCAGTGTCGTCGGTATTTCAGTCAAACGTGCAACACGCTCTGTGTGGTCCAGTCCCTCGAGAGCAGCATTGCCTTCCGGAATGATGACATTTTTCAGGTTCAATATGGAATTGTTTCCAAGCAGCCAGAGTTCCATATTGAAATCCTGTCCCTCTAA
- the LOC131915362 gene encoding IQ domain-containing protein F3-like isoform X4, whose amino-acid sequence MEKQTQDKKTKAAKADETILQKRNTEKMELPPQPEKSDVELSLYKEERQPKPRPPKLLHHQKRTQAASKIQALWRGFLVRQTLLVAALSACVIQCWWRNILHRHILKQRLALLRIYVIEEEAAVRLQAWVRRWQCRRYFSQTCNTLCVVQSLESSIAFRNDDIFQVQYGIVSKQPEFHIEILSL is encoded by the exons ATG GAAAAGCAAACCCAAGATAAGAAAACTAAAGCTGCGAAGGCAGATGAAACCATacttcagaaaaggaatacagagaaAATGGAGCTCCCACCCCAGCCAGAG AAGTCTGACGTTGAACTCAGTCTATATAAGGAAGAGAGGCAACCAAAG CCCCGTCCTCCAAAACTACTACACCATCAAAAAAGGACCCAAGCAGCCAGTAAGATCCAGGCCTTGTGGCGCGGATTCCTGGTGAGGCAAACTCTGCTGGTTGCTGCCCTCAGTGCCTGTGTGATTCAGTGCTGGTGGAGGAACATCCTGCACAGGCACATTCTTAAACAGCGGCTGGCCCTGCTGAGGATATATGTCATCGAGGAAGAGGCGGCAGTCAGGCTCCAGGCCTGGGTTCGCAGGTGGCAGTGTCGTCGGTATTTCAGTCAAACGTGCAACACGCTCTGTGTGGTCCAGTCCCTCGAGAGCAGCATTGCCTTCCGGAATGATGACATTTTTCAGGTTCAATATGGAATTGTTTCCAAGCAGCCAGAGTTCCATATTGAAATCCTGTCCCTCTAA
- the LOC131915362 gene encoding IQ domain-containing protein F5-like isoform X6, with product MEKQTQDKKTKAAKADETILQKRNTEKMELPPQPERLPAKVELASIKIQAWWRGTLVRRTLLKAALSAWTIQCWWRQTLARLLRRRLQERMDCSLRQIYAAVKLQSWVRMWLTRKHYLHLRNSVLKLQDSRNHDYICKNHSAIQGCYEITGDKIKLEVDIFFETQICRISDCMPFPIKN from the exons ATG GAAAAGCAAACCCAAGATAAGAAAACTAAAGCTGCGAAGGCAGATGAAACCATacttcagaaaaggaatacagagaaAATGGAGCTCCCACCCCAGCCAGAG CGGCTGCCTGCTAAGGTCGAGCTGGCAAGCATAAAGATCCAGGCCTGGTGGCGAGGCACCCTGGTGCGCAGGACCCTGCTGAAGGCTGCCCTCAGTGCTTGGACCATTCAGTGTTGGTGGAGGCAGACACTGGCCAGGCTGCTGAGGAGGAGGTTACAGGAGAGGATGGACTGCAGCCTAAGACAAATATATGCAGCTGTGAAGCTGCAGTCCTGGGTGCGGATGTGGCTCACCCGTAAGCATTACCTCCATCTGCGCAACTCTGTTCTAAAACTGCAGGACTCTAGGAACCATGACTACATTTGTAAAAATCACAGTGCGATCCAGGGCTGCTATGAGATCACAGGAGACAAGATAAAACTTGAGGTTGATATCTTTTTCGAAACACAAATTTGTCGGATTTCAGACTGCATGCCTTTCCCAATAAAGAACTGA
- the LOC131915362 gene encoding IQ domain-containing protein F3-like isoform X5 has product MSWSSPHFPPALPLLKLKEQYQEGNEHLNPRPPPWKSKPKIRKLKLRRQMKPYFRKGIQRKWSSHPSQRSLTLNSVYIRKRGNQSACVIQCWWRNILHRHILKQRLALLRIYVIEEEAAVRLQAWVRRWQCRRYFSQTCNTLCVVQSLESSIAFRNDDIFQVQYGIVSKQPEFHIEILSL; this is encoded by the exons ATGTCGTGGTCATCTCCTCATTTccctcctgccctgcccctgcTGAAGCTAAAGGAGCAATACCAAGAGGGGAATGAACACCTGAACCCCCGCCCTCCACCATG GAAAAGCAAACCCAAGATAAGAAAACTAAAGCTGCGAAGGCAGATGAAACCATacttcagaaaaggaatacagagaaAATGGAGCTCCCACCCCAGCCAGAG AAGTCTGACGTTGAACTCAGTCTATATAAGGAAGAGAGGCAACCAAAG TGCCTGTGTGATTCAGTGCTGGTGGAGGAACATCCTGCACAGGCACATTCTTAAACAGCGGCTGGCCCTGCTGAGGATATATGTCATCGAGGAAGAGGCGGCAGTCAGGCTCCAGGCCTGGGTTCGCAGGTGGCAGTGTCGTCGGTATTTCAGTCAAACGTGCAACACGCTCTGTGTGGTCCAGTCCCTCGAGAGCAGCATTGCCTTCCGGAATGATGACATTTTTCAGGTTCAATATGGAATTGTTTCCAAGCAGCCAGAGTTCCATATTGAAATCCTGTCCCTCTAA
- the LOC131915363 gene encoding IQ domain-containing protein F5-like yields MGCLCGIVKSNKTPVEEVSEPKSKKKKEKPKLTPPPEKKTKEKQPPRPKRPPQPKQPPPQLAAKKIQAWWRGTLVRRTLLTAALNAWIIQCWWRHTLATTLKWKRIEALCRMARETRACVTIQSWVRMLQVRQGYRRLRYATHIIQVSWRWYNCHTRGFFEGTYEITGDKLSLRLDIFLGSQVCRISDCISLPIKN; encoded by the exons atGGGCTGTCTGTGTGGG ATTGTTAAATCCAACAAAACCCCTGTGGAAGAAGTATCAGAaccaaaatcaaaaaagaaaaaggaaaaaccaaagcTCACACCTCCGCCTGAAAAAAAG ACCAAGGAAAAACAACCACCACGGCCAAAACGACCACCACAGccaaaacaaccaccaccacagctggcagCCAAAAAGATCCAGGCCTGGTGGCGAGGCACCCTGGTGCGGCGCACGCTGCTGACGGCTGCCCTCAATGCTTGGATCATTCAGTGCTGGTGGAGACACACACTGGCCACAACACTCAAGTGGAAACGCATAGAGGCTCTGTGCCGGATGGCACGAGAAACGAGAGCCTGTGTCACTATTCAGTCCTGGGTCCGAATGCTGCAGGTCCGCCAGGGGTACCGCCGCTTGCGTTACGCCACCCACATCATCCAGGTGTCATGGCGCTGGTATAACTGCCATACCCGTGGCTTTTTTGAGGGCACCTATGAAATCACAGGGGACAAACTAAGTCTGCGGCTTGACATCTTTCTGGGATCACAGGTTTGTCGTATATCAGACTGCATATCCTTGCCAATAAAGAACTGA